ctcacctgtgtggattctcatgtggACATTCAAGTCAGTCTTACGTCCAAAATCTTTCCCACATGTCTTGCAAGAGTACGgcctctctcctgtgtgaattcTGGTGTGCTCTATAAAGTTACCTCTTGTTCTGAAATCTTTTCCACACGTTTTGCAACAGTACGGCttttcacctgtgtgtgttcttcTATGATTGTTCAATACTGATTTCTGATTGAATTTTTTCCCACAGATGTTGCAAGAATAtggcttctctcctgtgtgagttcTCATGTGGACAGTCAAGGGACTGCTAAATGCAAATTCTTTCCCACATGTCTTGCAAATaaatggcttctcacctgtgtgtgttcttcTATGAGCATTCAATCCTGATGTCTGAGTGAATTTTTTCCCGCAAATGTTGCAAGAatatggcttctcacctgtgtgtgctcTCAGGTGTCTCTGAAAAAGTGACCTACATGTGAAAGCTTTCCCACATGTGTCACAATTCAAAGACTTTTTACCTGTGTCAGTATTATAGTGAATTGTTGATATAGTAGGGTTATATGAGTTGTTAGTGTGACTGTTGCTGTTGTGATTCGGTTCTGTTTGCTCTGCATTTCTAGTTGAACCTGAGTCTCCATGCTTGTCTCCTTTCTGATCTTGGCTCTCAGCTTCATGAGAGAGGAGCTGGTGGTCACTGTCTGGTTCTGGGACCACATGACTTTTATCTGAAATGTACCGTAGAGGCATTTCCTTCACCATATTCTGAGTTTCACTGATTCTCAAGTTCACAGTCTGATCTTCACTGTGGTCACTTTCCTCATTAGTAGGAGTCAACATAAAGTCATCAGTCTCCTGCTTCACttcaagctgctctccctcctgactgctgcacag
The sequence above is drawn from the Epinephelus fuscoguttatus linkage group LG18, E.fuscoguttatus.final_Chr_v1 genome and encodes:
- the LOC125878557 gene encoding zinc finger and SCAN domain-containing protein 2-like — translated: MSSVQYLRGFINERLTAAAEEIFGVIEKTIVEYEEEIDRQRRLLDIAWKPEIKLHRIVPPELPQQHVCKEEEVVAEQQLCVQERNSSVEQEEPKPPEIKEEEEELCSSQEGEQLEVKQETDDFMLTPTNEESDHSEDQTVNLRISETQNMVKEMPLRYISDKSHVVPEPDSDHQLLSHEAESQDQKGDKHGDSGSTRNAEQTEPNHNSNSHTNNSYNPTISTIHYNTDTGKKSLNCDTCGKAFTCRSLFQRHLRAHTGEKPYSCNICGKKFTQTSGLNAHRRTHTGEKPFICKTCGKEFAFSSPLTVHMRTHTGEKPYSCNICGKKFNQKSVLNNHRRTHTGEKPYCCKTCGKDFRTRGNFIEHTRIHTGERPYSCKTCGKDFGRKTDLNVHMRIHTGEKPHSCSTMEKKLLDNRIEISCKNPYR